From one Liolophura sinensis isolate JHLJ2023 chromosome 10, CUHK_Ljap_v2, whole genome shotgun sequence genomic stretch:
- the LOC135476200 gene encoding coronin-1C-A-like isoform X2 — protein sequence MSKFMRQSKYRHVFGQALKRDQCFDGIRVTKIGWESTYCSVNPKYVAVIVEAAGGGAFLVLNINKPGRIDMNAPKVAGHTQAVLDIAWSPFNDDIIASSSEDCHVKIWEIPEGGLVTNLEEPVADLFGHERKVGIVTWHPTAENVLLSGGFDNRVIVWDVGEEEPLVEVNLADVILSASWSYDGSRFVTSTKDKKFRVIDARKGEVIQEGDGHKGSKPSQVHYLKNGQIFSTGFSRMSERQYALWSDEDLSKPLTMEEIDNSNGVMFPFYDADSSMVYLCGKGDSIIRFYEITDEAPYVHYLSLFQSNTPQRGIGWMPKRGLNVNNNEIARFFKLHNNGLCEIIPFTVPRKSELFQDDLYPDTRGDTPAMSAQEWFSGMNKEPEMISLKEGFKSKTKEKFQSHRKSNVKDRVQSKRFSSTTSANSQGDAKPAAAPPAAAAPALPPGFDPQAIVDDLRKLKLIVKAHERRIKTLEEKLGPL from the exons ATGTCGAAGTTTATGCGACAAAGTAAGTACCGCCACGTTTTCGGGCAGGCCTTGAAGAGAGACCAGTGTTTTGATGGTATCAGGGTGACTAAGATCGGCTGGGAATCAACATACTGCTCAGTGAACCCCAAATATGTGGCTGTCATTGTGGAGGCTGCTGGAGGTGGAGCATTCCTTGTGCTCAACATTAACAAG CCTGGACGTATTGACATGAACGCCCCCAAAGTCGCTGGACACACCCAAGCAGTGCTTGACATCGCTTGGAGCCCTTTCAACGACGACATCATCGCCAGCAGCTCTGAGGACTGTCACGTCAAAATCTGGGAAATCCCTGAAGGTGGCTTGGTGACAAACTTGGAGGAACCGGTCGCCGATTTGTTCGGACATGAGCGTAAAGTTGGAATTGTCACATGGCACCCAACAGCAGAGAATGTGCTACTCAGTGGAG gttttgacAATCGTGTCATCGTGTGGGACGTGGGAGAGGAGGAGCCTTTGGTAGAAGTTAACCTTGCTGACGTCATCCTCTCCGCCTCCTGGAGTTATGACGGGAGCCGATTCGTCACCTCAACCAAAGACAAGAAATTCCGAGTCATAGATGCGAGAAAAGGAGAAGTTATTCAG GAAGGTGACGGTCATAAAGGGTCCAAACCCAGCCAGGTGCATTACCTCAAAAATGGCCAAATTTTCAGCACAGGTTTCTCGAGGATGAGTGAAAGACAATACGCCCTCTGGAGTGAT GAAGATTTATCAAAACCATTGACGATGGAAGAAATAGACAACAGCAATGGGGTGATGTTTCCATTTTATGATGCAGATTCTAGTATGGTATACCTATGTGGAAAG GGTGACAGTATAATTCGGTTTTACGAAATAACAGACGAGGCGCCATACGTTCACTACTTGAGCTTGTTCCAGTCAAACACTCCTCAACGAGGCATCGGCTGGATGCCTAAGCGAGGACTCAACGTTAACAATAATGAGATTGCAAG GTTTTTCAAGCTTCATAATAATGGGCTATGTGAGATTATACCCTTCACAGTGCCGAGAAAG TCGGAGTTGTTTCAGGATGACTTGTACCCAGACACACGAGGTGACACGCCTGCCATGTCGGCGCAGGAGTGGTTCTCTGGGATGAACAAGGAACCCGAGATG ATCTCCCTTAAAGAAGGtttcaaatcaaaaacaaaagaaaaatttcaGTCTCATCGAAAGTCAAATGTGAAAGACCGAGTCCAAAGCAAAAGGTTTTCTTCGACAACTTCCGCAAATAGTCAGGGCGATGCAAAGCCAGCTGCGGCCCCTCCTGCAGCAGCCGCACCAGCTTTACCACCG
- the LOC135476894 gene encoding uncharacterized protein LOC135476894 has product MTSHPSIHVEKWDAAKDGVLSEESMRKKLRAQGYNCIRYEFSPGTVFPDHTHNISKKDSILTGRFKFAMYGQEVVLEPGDMVEVPAKTVHNAAVVGSKSVVFFDATK; this is encoded by the coding sequence ATGACGTCACATCCTTCGATTCATGTGGAAAAGTGGGATGCGGCTAAAGATGGCGTCTTGTCGGAAGAAAGCATGCGCAAAAAGTTGCGTGCGCAAGGATATAACTGCATCCGGTATGAGTTTTCACCAGGGACGGTGTTTCCCGATCACACCCATAATATTTCCAAGAAAGACTCGATTTTAACAGGAAGATTCAAGTTTGCAATGTACGGCCAAGAGGTTGTGTTAGAGCCTGGCGATATGGTGGAAGTTCCTGCCAAAACTGTCCACAACGCCGCCGTGGTTGGCTCCAAATCCGTTGTATTCTTTGATGCAACAAAATGA
- the LOC135476828 gene encoding zinc finger matrin-type protein 5-like, whose product MGKRYYCEFCDKLFADNPTNKRNHLKGVFHQRMKKLHYDAFKDPEEILKEESCKMPCRQMETTGDCSFGDSCRYSHLTTERRQTLEKQVQAKRDAALKAQQEADREVRLEDWLVMRQKSGDASGPVSAQVAPPSLPPENAESPPVYSLPPALMMIPNLPPSLLPPPPGTNLQASREEWG is encoded by the exons ATGGGGAAGCGTTACTATTGTGAGTTTTGTGATAAATTGTTTGCTGATAACCCgacaaacaaaagaaatcacTTGAAGGGTGTTTTCCACCAACGTATGAAAAAGCTGCATTATGACGCCTTCAAAG ACCCTGAGGAGATCTTGAAAGAAGAGTCATGTAAGATGCCGTGTCGACAGATGGAAACCACAG GTGACTGTAGCTTTGGGGACAGTTGTCGGTATTCTCATCTAACCACTGAGCGGAGACAAACCCTAGAGAAACAAG TTCAAGCCAAGAGAGACGCAGCGCTGAAAGCCCAGCAAGAAGCAGACAGAGAAGTGAGGTTGGAGGACTGGTTAGTGATGAGACAGAAGTCTGGAGATGCCTCGGGCCCTGTCTCTGCCCAGGTAGCCCCGCCCAGTCTCCCCCCAGAGAATGCGGAGTCACCCCCAGTATACAGCCTGCCCCCAGCGCTGATGATGATCCCTAACCTGCCCCCGTCCCTTCTGCCTCCCCCACCTGGCACAAACCTACAGGCCAGCAGGGAAGAGTGGGGGTga